The following proteins are encoded in a genomic region of Diadema setosum chromosome 10, eeDiaSeto1, whole genome shotgun sequence:
- the LOC140233754 gene encoding alpha-N-acetylgalactosamine-specific lectin-like gives MHAAATLTLVLAALTQVQLSTQLSMRCESLWTQYGDYCYRMFGAGKTWTAARDHCLNHGGNLASVHSEGENNFLYELWRSSVPTPTSGFWFGLNDIDSEGTFVWSDGSPVDYTKWIPGQPTNYGGNEDCGHVWYRDAQTDTTRDWNDAPCSSEVSFICQKTICASYASIER, from the exons ATGCATGCAGCAGCTACCCTTACCCTAGTCCTTGCCGCACTCACGCAAGTGCAGTTGTCGACGCAGTTGTCCATGCGTTGCGAGAGTCTCTGGACGCAGTACGGGGACTACTGCTACCGAATGTTCGGTGCTGGGAAAACGTGGACAGCTGCGAGGGACCACTGCCTGAACCATGGAGGAAATCTGGCGTCAGTGCACAGCGAGGGAGAAAATAACTTCTTGTACGAGTTGTGGAGATCATCTGTTCCTACACCAACATCG GGGTTCTGGTTCGGACTGAATGACATCGACAGCGAAGGAACCTTCGTATGGTCCGATGGATCTCCGGTGGACTACACCAAATGGATCCCGGGCCAGCCCACCAACTATGGAGGGAACGAAGACTGTGGTCATGTGTGGTACCGTGACGCACAAACCGACACAACACGTGACTGGAACGATGCACCTTGCTCGTCCGAAGTATCTTTTATCTGTCAGAAAACTATCTGCGCTTCCTACGCTTCTATAGAACGTTAA
- the LOC140233618 gene encoding ribonucleoside-diphosphate reductase subunit M2-like produces MLSVHSPNTTNNMKNLTTKLQNSSLDDKENEGSTKRHLKPRTILGDSQIPNLPQDVPFSHQLKEHAKTKLIKHENNGKKVVSVNRKEEPLLRDNPRRFVIFPIQYHDIWHFYKKAEASFWTAEEVDLSKDLEHWANLKDEERHFISHVLAFFAASDGIVNENLVERFSQEVQVAEARCFYGFQIAIENIHSEMYSLLIDTYIKDAVQREFLFNAIETLPCVTKKAQWALDWISHEKADFGTRVVAFAAVEGIFFSGSFAAIFWLKKRGLMPGLTFSNELISRDEGLHCDFACLMFKHLVNKPSEAHVQGIIREAVAIEQEFLTDALPCSLIGMNADLMKQYIEFVADRLLVELGCSKIWLVENPFDFMENISLEGKTNFFEKRVGEYQKMGVMSSTGSASKEQHKFSLDEDF; encoded by the exons ATGCTTTCCGTACATTCGCCAAACACCACTAACAACATGAAGAATCTGACGACTAAACTGCAGAACTCTTCGCTTGATGACAAAGAAAACGAG GGTTCAACAAAAAGGCACCTGAAGCCCAGGACCATTCTTGGCGATAGTCAAATCCCG AACCTCCCTCAAGATGTACCATTCTCACACCAACTAAAGGAACACGCAAAA acgaAGCTGATCAAGCATGAAAATAATGGCAAGAAAGTCGTGTCTGTG AACCGTAAAGAGGAGCCACTTCTCCGCGACAACCCCCGCCGCTTCGTCATCTTCCCCATCCAGTATCACGACATCTGGCACTTCTACAAGAAGGCCGAGGCCTCCTTCTGGACGGCTGAGGAGGTGGACCTGTCCAAGGACCTGGAACACTGGGCTAACCTCAAGGATGAAGAGAGGCATTTCATCTCGCACGTTCTTGCCTTCTTCGCTGCCAGCGATGGCATCGTCAACGAAAATCTT GTGGAAAGGTTCAGCCAAGAGGTGCAGGTTGCCGAGGCGCGCTGCTTCTACGGTTTCCAGATCGCCATTGAAAACATCCACTCTGAAATGTACTCCCTCCTCATCGACACTTACATCAAGGATGCAGTGCAGAG GGAATTCCTTTTCAATGCCATTGAGACCCTACCGTGCGTCACAAAGAAGGCCCAGTGGGCCCTGGACTGGATCAGCCACGAAAAGGCCGACTTCGGGACGAGGGTGGTAGCATTTGCCGCTGTGGAGGGCATCTTCTTTTCTGGCTCCTTTGCGGCAATTTTCTGGCTCAAGAAGCGGGGACTGATGCCCGGTCTCACCTTCTCCAACGAACTCATCAGCAGAGACGAG GGTCTCCACTGCGACTTTGCCTGTCTGATGTTCAagcacctggtcaacaaaccgTCGGAGGCGCACGTCCAGGGAATCATCCGGGAAGCGGTCGCCATCGAACAGGAGTTCCTGACCGACGCCTTGCCCTGCTCCCTCATCGGCATGAACGCTGACCTGATGAAGCAGTATATCGAGTTTGTGGCCGACAGACTGCTAGTGGAGCTTGGCTGCAGCAAG ATCTGGCTGGTGGAAAATCCGTTTGACTTCATGGAGAACATCTCACTCGAGGGCAAGACCAACTTCTTTGAGAAGCGTGTCGGCGAATACCAGAAGATGGGGGTCATGAGCTCCACGGGATCGGCCTCCAAGGAGCAGCACAAGTTCAGCTTGGACGAGGACTTCTAA